The DNA window CCCATCATCAGCGGATGCACCCAAGTATCAAACAGCACATTGGCGCCGCCAAAGCCCATCTGCGGGCTGTAGCGTGCCGGAAAATCCTGCACATGCACTGGTGCCGAGATCACCGCGCAGCCAATGCCAAGGCGCTTGGCAATATGGCGCTCCATCTGCGTGCCCAACACCAGCTCGGGTTGCAGCTCAGCCACCTGGGCCTCGACTTCCAAATAATCATCGGTAATCAGCGGCTCAATGCCCAGCTCTTTGGCCATGTTGCGCACCTCGCGCGCAAACTCGCGGCTGTAGGTCCCTAGACCCACCACTTCAAAGCCAAACTCATCGCGCGCCACACGCGCTGCGGCTACGGCATGCGTGGCATCAGCAAAGATGAAGACCCGCTTGCCGGTGAGATAATTGGAGTCGACCGAGCGCGAATACCAGGGCAGGCGCGAAGGCGCGCTGGCCAAGACGGGCTCGGGATCGACGCCAGCTAAGGCCGCTACCTCGCGCACAAAATCTAAAGTCGCGCCCACGCCAATGGGAATGGTGGTATTGAAATCCTGTTTGAAAGTGCGCTGCAGCCAACGCGCCGCGGTATCGGCAACCTCCGGATACATGACGACGTTGAAATCGGCTTCAGGAATGCGCGCAATATCCGCTGGACTGGCACCCATCGGTGCCACCACATGCACATCAATGCCCAGCTGATCCAGCAGCGCGGTGATCTCGATGATGTCATCGCGATGCCGAAAACCCAGTGCCGTGGGGCCGAGCAAATTACAGCGAGGTCGGCTGCCTGGCGCACGCTCGGTTGTAGGCGGTTTCGCCAAGGTGCGCACCAATTGATAAAAGGTTTCAGAGGCGCCCCAGTTCTCTTTGCGGCTGTAGGAAGGCAGCTCTAGTGGGATCAAAGGAATCGGCAGACCAATGGCCTCGGCCAAGCCCCCTGGGTCATCCTGAATCAGCTCGGCGGTGCACGAGGCGCCCACCAACATAGCCTGCGGTTTGAAGCGCTCAAAGGCCTCGATGGCAGTGTTCTTGAATAAGGCTGCGGTGTCCGAGCCTAGGTCGCGGGCTTTAAAGGTCGTATAGGTCACCGGCGGACGCTGATCGCGACGCTCAATCATGGTGAACAACAAGTCCGCATAGGTGTCACCCTGCGGCGCATGCAAAACGTAGTGTAGGCCGCTCATGCCAGTCGCCACTCGCATCGCGCCGACATGGGGCGGTCCTTCATAAGTCCAAACGGTCAGTTGCATGCGCTTATACCTTAAGTTTTTGTCGGCGCAGCAGTGGCCGAGCAAAAAGTTCCGCCAAATCAGCGGCCTGGTCATAGCCTTGTATGGGGCTAAATACCAGCTCAATGGACCATTTGGTGGTAATGCCCTCAGCCTCCAGGGGATTGGCCTGACCCAATCCACAGACCACCACATCCGGCTTCGCGGCGCGGCAGCGATCGAGCTGCTTGTCCACATCTTGACCTTCGCTGAGCTGCACATCCTCTGGTAACCAGGCCAGCTCGTGCTCTAGGTGGCCCTTGTGCAAATACGGCGTACCGATCTCGAGCAATTCCATACCCACCTCGCGGTGTAAGAATCGCGCCAGGGGGATTTCCAGTTGCGAATCCGGGAACATGAATAAGCGCTTGCCGGTGAGCTGTGGGATATAGGTCTCCAGGCTTTTCTTGGCGCGAGCGATCCCTGGCTGGGTGACTTCATCAAAGCGGGCCTCATCCACGTCGAAGGCCGTTGCTGCGGCTTTGAGCCAGCCCGTTGTGCCCTCGACCCCTAGCGGGAAGGGCGCCGACAGGTATTTCGCGCCGCGTTTTTCTAGAGCGCGCGCGGTTTCACCCAAAAATGGTTGGGCCAGCAAGAACACGGTGTTTTCGCCGACGCTAGGCAGTGTATCCGAACGACGCGACGGCAGATAATCGACCTGCTCAATGCCCATGGCTTTGAACAAGCGTGTGAACTGGTCCTCGACGATATCGGCCAAGGTGCCGACCACCAACAGTTGCTGGTTAGAGCCGGCCGGACGGGTCTCCAGTTCGGGCACCAAGGCTGACAAACAGCTGTCCTCGCCTTGGGTGAAGGTGGTCTCAATGCCGCTGCCGGTGTAATTCAGAATCCGTACGCCTGGGGAGTAATGTTGCGACAGGCGCTCAGCCGCTCGACTCAAATCCAGCTTAATGACTTCTGAGGGGCAAGAGCCCACCAAGAACAGCATGCGTATGTCGGGACGCCGCTCTAGCAGACGCCCCACGACACGATCTAGCTCCTCATTGGCATCCGCCATGCCTGCCAGGTCGCGTTCTTCGATAATCGCCGTGCCAAAGCGCGGCTCAGCGAAAATCATCACGCCGGCGGCCGATTGCATCAGGTGCGCGCAGGTACGCGAGCCAATGATCAAAAAGAAAGCATCTTGGATCTTGCGGTGCAGCCAGATAATGCCGGTCAGCCCGCAAAACACCGAGTGCTGGCCGCGTTCGCGAATAATCGGAATGCGGCGTTCGAGATCGGCGCTCATGTCCGCGTCTCCGAACCGGTACTCGCGCTGGTTCCCATGGGTGGATTCTCGGCTGATGCTGAGGTGGCTGCCTGAGCTTTCGCAGCCGCCTCACCCAGCCTTGCAGCGCGTAGCTTAAGAATAAACTGTGCGGCGTTGATGACGTAAATCGCATAAGCCACCAAGGCCAGATACATTTGCTGCTCGACGGTCAAAAACGCCACGAACAGCGAAGCCATATAAATCGTGTGCAAGGCGATCACCGCCATGCTGACCACGTCCTCCCAGAAGAACTGTTTGGCGAACAGATAATGACCAAAGACGACTTTTTCCCAGATCGCACCGGTGACCATGATGGTGTACAAAATCAATGTCTTAAGCACGATCGAGGCATGCGCCCAGAACAAACCCTCACCAGTCTGCAAATAGCGCACTACCAGCCAGGTGCTGATGATGAACACCAAAAATTGGGTGGGCGCGAGAATGCCCTGCACCAAAGTCCAGTGTGTTTCATCGCGTCGTTTGCGCTGTTCTGGGGTATACAGCGGGGGTGGCGCCTTGCGGCCGCTGCCGGCAGAGGGCATTCGGTCAATCTCCGAGTCAATGCAATCGCATCGAGTGTGGCGAGGCGGCTAAGCTTTTGTCAAACCTCAATGGCCGTGGTGCTTTCTTTGTTTGACAATCGTCATGAAGGCGGCAATCCGGCGGCTTGACGCCCCTATAAACCCCCTATACCTTACCGCCAATGTCTGCCGTTCCCGCCCCTCGCGCGCTCCTTGAGCTCCTCAAACCTGTCACTTGGTTCCCGCCGATGTGGGCTTATGCCTGCGGCGTGGTCTCTGCGGGCGTGGCTTTTGGTGAGCGCTGGGTGCTGATTGTTGTGGGTGTGTTGTTGGCCGGGCCTTTGGTCTGTGGCACCAGCCAGATTGTGAACGATTGGTACGATCGCCACGTCGATGCCATCAATGAGCCGAACCGGCCGATTCCTTCGGGGCGCGTACCTGGGACTTGGGGATTTTGGTATGCCGTGGTTTGGACGCTGCTGTCCTTGGCGGTCGCTACCGTGCTCGGGATTTGGGGATTTTTGGCGGCAGCTTTAGGGCTTTTGTTGGCTTGGGCGTATAGCGCACCGCCGACGCGACTGAAGAAAAACGGCTGGTATGGCAATTCCGCGGTGGCGATTTGCTATGAGGGTGTGCCGTGGTTCACCGGCGTGGTGGTGATGGTAGGCGTATTCCCGGATTGGCGTATTGTTGCCGTGGCCGTGCTTTATAGCATCGGTGCCCACGGCATCATGACCTTGAACGATTTCAAATCCATCGAAGGCGATAAGCGCATGGGCCTGGGCTCTTTGCCGGTGCAGTTGGGTGTGGATCGCGCGGCGCATTTGGCGTGTTGGGTGATGGCGTTGCCGCAGGTGGTGGTGATTGGCCTGCTGCTGGGTTGGGGTGCTCCGGGATATGCGTTGGCGGTGACCGCCGTGCTGCTGGCGCAGGTAGCGCTGATGACGCGTTTGGTGCAAAAGCCTAAGGAACTGGCGCCTTGGTATAACGGTACCGGCA is part of the Ectothiorhodosinus mongolicus genome and encodes:
- the bchB gene encoding ferredoxin:protochlorophyllide reductase (ATP-dependent) subunit B, giving the protein MQLTVWTYEGPPHVGAMRVATGMSGLHYVLHAPQGDTYADLLFTMIERRDQRPPVTYTTFKARDLGSDTAALFKNTAIEAFERFKPQAMLVGASCTAELIQDDPGGLAEAIGLPIPLIPLELPSYSRKENWGASETFYQLVRTLAKPPTTERAPGSRPRCNLLGPTALGFRHRDDIIEITALLDQLGIDVHVVAPMGASPADIARIPEADFNVVMYPEVADTAARWLQRTFKQDFNTTIPIGVGATLDFVREVAALAGVDPEPVLASAPSRLPWYSRSVDSNYLTGKRVFIFADATHAVAAARVARDEFGFEVVGLGTYSREFAREVRNMAKELGIEPLITDDYLEVEAQVAELQPELVLGTQMERHIAKRLGIGCAVISAPVHVQDFPARYSPQMGFGGANVLFDTWVHPLMMGLEEHLLGMFREDFEFHAEAAPSHLGKSTAASSPSEASSTSTAPSGAETPAAAEGSDASANAASDAAEGEPVWLTDAEQELKKIPFFVRGKARRNTERYAKEKGILQISVDTLYDAKAHFGR
- a CDS encoding ferredoxin:protochlorophyllide reductase (ATP-dependent) subunit N codes for the protein MSADLERRIPIIRERGQHSVFCGLTGIIWLHRKIQDAFFLIIGSRTCAHLMQSAAGVMIFAEPRFGTAIIEERDLAGMADANEELDRVVGRLLERRPDIRMLFLVGSCPSEVIKLDLSRAAERLSQHYSPGVRILNYTGSGIETTFTQGEDSCLSALVPELETRPAGSNQQLLVVGTLADIVEDQFTRLFKAMGIEQVDYLPSRRSDTLPSVGENTVFLLAQPFLGETARALEKRGAKYLSAPFPLGVEGTTGWLKAAATAFDVDEARFDEVTQPGIARAKKSLETYIPQLTGKRLFMFPDSQLEIPLARFLHREVGMELLEIGTPYLHKGHLEHELAWLPEDVQLSEGQDVDKQLDRCRAAKPDVVVCGLGQANPLEAEGITTKWSIELVFSPIQGYDQAADLAELFARPLLRRQKLKV
- the bchF gene encoding 2-vinyl bacteriochlorophyllide hydratase, with the translated sequence MPSAGSGRKAPPPLYTPEQRKRRDETHWTLVQGILAPTQFLVFIISTWLVVRYLQTGEGLFWAHASIVLKTLILYTIMVTGAIWEKVVFGHYLFAKQFFWEDVVSMAVIALHTIYMASLFVAFLTVEQQMYLALVAYAIYVINAAQFILKLRAARLGEAAAKAQAATSASAENPPMGTSASTGSETRT
- the chlG gene encoding chlorophyll synthase ChlG, whose translation is MSAVPAPRALLELLKPVTWFPPMWAYACGVVSAGVAFGERWVLIVVGVLLAGPLVCGTSQIVNDWYDRHVDAINEPNRPIPSGRVPGTWGFWYAVVWTLLSLAVATVLGIWGFLAAALGLLLAWAYSAPPTRLKKNGWYGNSAVAICYEGVPWFTGVVVMVGVFPDWRIVAVAVLYSIGAHGIMTLNDFKSIEGDKRMGLGSLPVQLGVDRAAHLACWVMALPQVVVIGLLLGWGAPGYALAVTAVLLAQVALMTRLVQKPKELAPWYNGTGITLYVSGMMVTAFALRSMELM